The following are from one region of the Littorina saxatilis isolate snail1 linkage group LG4, US_GU_Lsax_2.0, whole genome shotgun sequence genome:
- the LOC138964066 gene encoding uncharacterized protein codes for MEISAITVTERTTPIITIGPPLSSPLDHPYHHHQATPIITTGPPLSSPPGHPYHHHRTTPIITTGPPLSSPQDHPYHHHQATPIITTGPPLSSPQDHPYHHHRTTPIITTGPPLSSPQDHPFHHHRTTPIITTGPPLSSPPDHPYHHHRTTPIITTGPPLSSPQDHPYHHHRTTPIIITGPPLSSPQDHPYHHHRTTPIIITGPPLSSPQDHPYHHHRTTPIITTGPLYHHHRTTPTITTGPPLSSPQDHPYHHHRTTPIITTGPPLSSPQDHPYHHHRTTPIITTGPPLSSPPGHPYHHHRTTPIITTGPPLSSPQDHPYHHHRTTPFITTGPPLSSPQDHPYHHHRTTPIITTGPPLSSPQDHPYHHHRTTPIITTGPPLSSPQDHPYHHHRTTPIIITGPPLSSSQDHPYHHYRTTPIIITGPPLSSPQDHPYHHHRTTPIFHVHTPVLMMLRPCQ; via the coding sequence GACCACCCCTATCATCACCATAGGACCACCCCTATCATCACCACTGGACCACCCCTATCATCACCACCAGGCCACCCCTATCATCACCACAGGACCACCCCTATCATCACCACCAGGCCACCCCTATCATCACCACAGGACCACCCCTATCATCACCACAGGACCACCCCTATCATCACCACAGGACCACCCCTATCATCACCACCAGGCCACCCCTATCATCACCACAGGACCACCCCTATCATCACCACAGGACCACCCCTATCATCACCATAGGACCACCCCTATCATCACCACAGGACCACCCCTATCATCACCACAGGACCACCCCTTTCATCACCACAGGACCACCCCTATCATCACCACAGGACCACCCCTATCATCACCACCGGACCACCCCTATCATCACCACAGGACCACCCCTATCATCACCACAGGACCACCCCTATCATCACCACAGGACCACCCCTATCATCACCACAGGACCACCCCTATCATCATCACAGGACCACCCCTATCATCACCACAGGACCACCCCTATCATCACCACAGGACCACCCCTATCATCATCACAGGACCACCCCTATCATCACCACAGGACCACCCCTATCATCACCACAGGACCACCCCTATCATCACCACCGGACCACTCTATCATCACCACAGGACCACCCCTACCATCACCACAGGACCACCTCTATCATCACCACAGGACCACCCCTATCATCACCACAGGACCACCCCTATCATCACCACCGGACCACCCCTATCATCACCACAGGACCACCCCTATCATCACCACAGGACCACCCCTATCATCACCACAGGACCACCCCTATCATCACCACCAGGCCACCCCTATCATCACCACAGGACCACCCCTATCATCACCACAGGACCACCCCTATCATCACCACAGGACCACCCCTATCATCACCACAGGACCACCCCTTTCATTACCACAGGACCACCCCTATCATCACCACAGGACCACCCCTATCATCACCACCGGACCACCCCTATCATAACCACAGGACCACCCCTATCATCACCACAGGACCACCCCTATCATCACCACAGGACCACCCCTATCATCACCACAGGACCACCCCTTTCATCACCACAGGACCACCCCTATCATCACCACAGGACCACCCCTATCATCATCACAGGACCACCCCTATCATCATCACAGGACCACCCCTATCATCACTACAGGACCACCCCTATCATCATCACAGGACCACCCCTATCATCACCACAGGACCACCCTTATCATCACCACAGGACCACCCCTATCTTTCACGTCCACACACCAGTACTGATGATGCTGAGGCCATGTCAATGA